In one window of Ovis aries strain OAR_USU_Benz2616 breed Rambouillet chromosome 3, ARS-UI_Ramb_v3.0, whole genome shotgun sequence DNA:
- the PA2G4 gene encoding proliferation-associated protein 2G4: protein MSGEDEQQEQTIAEDLVVTKYKMGGDIANRVLRSLVEASCSGVSVLSLCEKGDAMIMEETGKIFKKEKEMKKGIAFPTSISVNNCVCHFSPLKSDQDYILKEGDLVKIDLGVHVDGFIANVAHTFVVDVAQGTQVTGRKADVIKAAHLCAEAALRLVKPGNQNTQVTEAWNKVAHSFNCTPIEGMLSHQLKQHVIDGEKTIIQNPTDQQKKDHEKAEFEVHEVYAVDVLVSSGEGKAKDAGQRTTIYKRDPSKQYGLKMKTSRAFFSEVERRFDAMPFTLRAFEDEKKARMGVVECAKHELLQPFNVLYEKEGEFVAQFKFTVLLMPNGPMRITSGPFEPDLYKSEMEVQDAELKALLQSSASRKTQKKKKKKASKTAENATSGETLEENEAGD, encoded by the exons ATGTCGGGCGAGGACGAGCAACAGGAGCAAACTATCGCCGAGGACCTGGTCGTGACCAAGTATAAGATGGGGGGCGACATTGCTAACC GGGTACTTCGGTCTTTGGTGGAAGCATCCTGTTCAGGTGTGTCGGTACTGAGCCTGTGTGAGAAAGGGGATGCCATGATAATGGAAGAAACAGGGaagattttcaaaaaagaaaaagaaatgaagaaag GTATTGCCTTTCCCACCAGCATTTCAGTAAATAACTGTGTATGTCACTTCTCCCCTTTGAAGAGCGACCAGGACTATATTCTCAAGGAAGGTGACTTGGTAAAAAT TGACCTTGGGGTCCACGTGGATGGCTTCATCGCTAATGTGGCTCACACTTTTGTGGTTGATGTGGCTCAG GGGACCCAAGTAACAGGGCGGAAAGCAGATGTCATTAAGGCAGCTCACCTTTGTGCTGAAGCTGCCCTACGCCTGGTCAAACCTGGAAATCAG AACACACAAGTGACAGAAGCCTGGAACAAAGTTGCCCACTCATTTAATTGCACACCAATAGAAG GTATGCTGTCACACCAGTTGAAGCAGCATGTCATTGATGGAGAGAAAACCATTATCCAGAATCCCACAGACCAGCAGAA GAAAGACCATGAAAAAGCAGAATTTGAGGTACATGAAGTATATGCTGTGGATGTTCTCGTCAGCTCAGGAGAGGGCAAG GCCAAGGATGCAGGACAGAGAACCACCATTTACAAGAGAGACCCCTCTAAGCAGTATGGCCTGAAAATGAAAACTTCCCGTGCCTTCTTCAGTGAGGTTGAAAGGCGTTTTGATGCCATGCCCTTTACTTTAAG AGCATTTGAAGATGAGAAGAAGGCCCGCATGGGTGTGGTGGAGTGCGCCAAACATGAACTGCTACAACCATTTAATGTTCTCTATGAGAAGGAGG GTGAATTTGTTGCCCAGTTTAAATTTACAGTTCTGCTTATGCCCAATGGCCCTATGCGGATAACCAGTGGTCCTTTTGAGCCTGACCTTTACAAGTCCGAGATGGAGGTCCAGGATGCAGAGCTCAAG GCGCTCCTCCAGAGTTCTGCAAGTCGGAaaacccagaaaaagaaaaaaaagaag GCCTCTAAGACTGCAGAGAATGCTACCAGTGGGGAAACTTTAGAAGAGAATGAAGCTGGGGACTGA